One region of Chanodichthys erythropterus isolate Z2021 chromosome 19, ASM2448905v1, whole genome shotgun sequence genomic DNA includes:
- the LOC137007661 gene encoding zinc finger protein 503-like → MITLPTESAVFSVVDLVWDKKRNLNPFPHSLPPADPQRQASRLPVKVLKMLSARTGHILHPDYLQPLPSTPVSPIELDAKKSPLALLAQTCSQIGKSDPPSSTKLSAVVQDKDSKSSPLKISDIGAEDKSSFKPYSKSSERKDTGGDKSGFRVPSATCRPVTPRTGSPSSCSSVSPQPGRTESVDKTGKKESEARKSSTPELRTESNSEANKPQDVSKPVTPDSAPTSSASSALGSGLVAPVSPFRPGHAVFPISPYPGAYAGYPQPFLSLDPSKAGGGSQLINAQLSGALSSKAGSSPLAGASPPSIMSSSLCRDPFCLSYHCASHLSSSSSHDSKSGYPLMYPSAALHPPSFPGHPLYPYGFMLPNESQQHICNWVSANGPCDKRFSSSEELLAHLRTHTAFAEKLVSGYPNSLTLPACHMPGAPLALRTPHHTLGLGTRYHPYAKSPGAPVPVPAATGPFYSPYTLYGQRLTTAPGLGYQ, encoded by the exons ATGATCACATTGCCTACGGAGTCTGCTGTGTTTAGTGTGGTTGATCTAGTGTGGGACAAGAAGCGAAACCTTAACCCGTTCCCGCACTCACTGCCTCCCGCAGACCCGCAGCGCCAGGCGAGCCGTTTGCCCGTGAAAGTGTTGAAAATGCTGAGCGCGCGCACCGGACACATCCTGCACCCGGACTATCTGCAGCCGCTGCCGTCCACCCCCGTCAGCCCCATCGAG TTGGATGCCAAGAAGAGTCCACTCGCCCTCCTCGCACAAACATGCTCCCAAATCGGGAAGTCGGATCCCCCGTCCTCGACCAAACTCTCTGCGGTCGTCCAGGACAAGGACAGCAAATCCAGTCCGCTGAAGATCAGCGACATCGGAGCCGAGGATAAGTCTAGTTTCAAGCCATACTCCAAGTCATCAGAGAGAAAAGACACGGGTGGAGATAAATCTGGTTTCCGGGTACcgagcgccacctgcaggccgGTCACGCCGCGGACGGGCAGTCCGAGCTCCTGCAGCTCCGTCTCCCCGCAACCTGGACGGACGGAGTCCGTGGATAAAACAGGGAAAAAGGAAAGCGAAGCACGTAAAAGCTCCACTCCGGAACTGAGAACCGAGAGCAACAGCGAGGCAAACAAACCGCAGGACGTTTCCAAACCGGTCACGCCCGACAGCGCTCCCACATCCTCGGCCTCGTCCGCTCTCGGCTCGGGACTCGTGGCGCCGGTTTCACCCTTCAGACCCGGCCACGCCGTGTTCCCCATCTCCCCCTATCCCGGAGCGTACGCCGGCTACCCGCAGCCCTTCCTCTCTCTGGACCCGAGCAAGGCCGGCGGCGGCAGTCAGTTGATTAATGCTCAGCTGTCCGGCGCTCTCAGCAGCAAGGCGGGGTCGAGTCCCCTCGCCGGAGCCTCTCCGCCATCCATCATGTCCAGCAGCCTGTGCAGAGACCCGTTCTGCCTGAGCTACCACTGCGCCAGCCATCTATCATCCAGCAGCTCGCACGACAGCAAGTCTGGATACCCCCTCATGTATCCCAGCGCCGCTCTGCACCCGCCCTCGTTCCCCGGACACCCGTTGTACCCGTACGGCTTCATGCTCCCCAACGAGTCCCAGCAGCACATCTGCAACTGGGTGTCCGCCAACGGACCCTGCGACAAGCGCTTCTCCAGCTCCGAGGAGCTTCTGGCCCATTTGCGGACTCACACGGCGTTCGCGGAGAAGCTCGTGTCGGGATACCCCAACTCTTTAACTCTTCCGGCCTGTCACATGCCCGGAGCCCCGCTGGCGCTCAGGACCCCGCATCACACGCTGGGGCTCGGCACGCGGTACCACCCGTACGCCAAAAGCCCGGGCGCGCCGGTGCCGGTGCCCGCAGCCACGGGCCCGTTTTACTCACCGTACACGCTGTACGGACAGAGACTGACCACTGCGCCCGGCCTCGGATATCAGTGA